Genomic window (Corynebacterium simulans):
ACCTGGATTGCTCATCATGCCGCCGAGCGCGTGGACTTTAACCAGCTGGTCTATGCCACCGGCACCATACAGCCATTCCATGACACCTTCCACCGGATGATCGTCGAGGCCGGGGCACTAACTGAGGCCGAGTATTGGGTGTGGACTACAGGCAATAGGGACGAACCGGCCTATCCGCCGCTGCGGCTGGTGGAACCTACAGGGGAGGAGAGATAAATGGCCCGCATATCGGTTACTCCCACCCCGCTGCTGCGCCTGGATGGAGCCAGTGTGTCCTGGGCACTGGGCATCATCGACCGCACCGACATCTGCTTTCACCTTGAGACGTGGCGGCGCGAGGAGGGATACGACCCGCTCAAAGGTGGGCGACCAAAGACTGTCAGCGACCGCGCCATCCTTGCGCTGTATCTGATTCTGGCTCGCTCTGGGCAACCCATGCATCTGACCACCATGGTTGCACTACTTGCCAGTGAAGACACCACTGAAAAAGCCCTGGAACTCCTTGAGCTGCCCAGCCGCGATAAGGCACGTCGCGTGGGCGATAATTACTTTGTTCAGCATGGCCTGTGGTACCACCGCCTGTGGCGCGCGTTGCACAGGTTTTTAGAACTGGTTGATCCTTTCGACAACATCCCACACCATGTACGGCTAACCCGTGCTGAGTTCAACCGGCTAATGGACGAACAAGACCCAAAGCGCCGCGAAGAAAAATGGCAGCGCGCCACCTATGTCTTCAACCAGCTGGTCATGGCCAGCACCAAAGATATGCCCGAGGAGTACCTAAACAACTGGCAGGGAGACCTCACCCTAGACGGCACCCTGATTCCAGGGGTTCGCCGTGGAAATAACCGATGGACGAACCGACCGGATGATCTTATGTCGTCTGAGCCGGAGGCAGGCTGGTATTCCCGCGATGAGCAACAGGAAACACATGGCGAAAACAAGCGCAGGAAGAACGCCAAGCACGTGTGGGGCTGGGAGGCCACCCTCGTGGCTGGGGTTATCCGAAATCAAGGCCCATATGCACAGCCTCACCTGATTATGGGCATGGCTTTTGACCGGCCTAGTCACAGCCCGGCGATCCGTGGGCTGCAAGCCATGCGGCACCTCACCGATGATCCGACTACGCCGAAAGGCGTGGTGGTTGGAGACCGTGCGTACTTCGCTGTGGCCAAGACCAAAGACTTCCACGAGCCTCTACGCAAAAGGGATACACGCTGGTTGGTGATTACAAGTCCAACCAGTTGGGCCAGCGCGGCAGCTTTGAAACCATGAACCTTGTCGAAGGCCACTGGTATTGCCCGGCCATGCCGAAGTCACTGATTGAGGCCACTGAGCAGTTCAGGGCTGGTCTTATTGACGAGGACACCTACAAGGAGCGAATCAAAGAGCGCCGCGCCTATGCTATGCGTCGTAAAGGTGTTGATGATACCGGCGAGAGTCAACAGTTTATTTGTCCTGGCCGCGGTAAAGGAAAGACAGTGGTATGTCCCTTGGTGCAAAAGGCCGAGAGGCAGGATGCTCGCGCTAAAGGATTGCCTATTATCCCATCACCTAGTCTTGAAGCCCCGCGCAGCCAGAAGGGCAAGTGCTGTACCAATAAGTCCTCTGTGACCATCCCTCACACTGAGGGTATTCGTTACCGACAAACTGGCCCGGCCTACAAGACACCTGAGTGGCAGAAAATATACGGCACCTGGCGCAATGTGATTGAAACTCGCAACGACTATGTGAAGAACAATCGCGGTGGTGCTGCCATTGGTGACCACGGGCCTGACCCCCGGAAAGTAGACACGTCGGGGGTTAGCTATGCTGCTTGGGTCAGTGTAGCTGATGTGAGTGCTTCGAAGTCATTGGGGGCTAGAAGGTTGCACCAGGAGTGCCGTCTGCGGGTGTTGTAGCGCATGCACCATCGAAAGACTTCCTGCCGGCAGATAATGGGATTATCAAAGACTTTCCGATCACGTAGCACTTCACGTTTTAAGGTGGCGTTAAATGATTCTGCCAGGGCATTATCGGCACTAGTTCCCACCGCGCCCATGGATTGGCGTACACCAAGTTGGGCGCAGTGGTCCCTAAACGCCTGTGAGGTGTACACACTTCCATGATCAGAATGGAAAATAGCCCCGTCAAGGCTTCCGCGGACTGTGCTGGCATGGGACAAAGCCTCGATGACCAGTGAGACACGCATGTGGTCTGCGAGTGCATAACCTGCAAGTTTTCGTGAATAGGTGTCAATGACCGTGGCCAGGTACATGTTCTTACCGCCCTTACACGGCAGGTAGGTGATGTCGCCTACATAAACACGGTTCGGCTCGTCAGCGGTGAATGTACGGCCTACTAAATCTGGCATGACACGGTGACCAGGCTTGCGCCGGGTGGTGATGCATCGACGCCGTTTGCTAAAGCCTTTTAGCCCCATGGATTTCATGATGCGCGCAACCTTCTTATGGTTGATCGGGCCGAAGTCCGTATCGTCGTTGAGGCTTGCAGCGATGCGTTTAGCACCATAAAGCCCGTTCTCATCATCAAAGATGGCCTTGATTCTTGCACCAATAAGGGCATCGGAACATATCTTTAACCTGCGATTTTCGTGGGTGTTGACCCATTTATAAAACGAGGAGCGATTGAGCTTTAACACATGGCACATCCGCTTGACCGAGTACTCGGTTCGGTGGTCATAGACAAACTGGAAGCGGATCACCAGCGTGTCTCTTCGGCAAAATATTTCGCGGCCTTGCGCAGAATATCGCGTTCTTCGCGCAGCTTCGCGTTCTCTTTTTCTAGCTGGCGGATTCGCTCGGAATCAGTCGTCTCCTTGGCGTTGTCGCGCATGGCCTTCGTGCGGGCACGTTTGCCGGTGCCGTATTGCTGAAGCCAGGAGAAAAGCGAGGAACGATTGACTCCAAGCTCTGCTGAAGCCGCGTGAAGTGAAAGGTCCTCATTGTTTTCATAGAGGGCCACAGCATCACGTTTGAACTGTTCGGAATACCTAGGCATGGTGGTAGATTACCTTTCTTCCCAACCCAACCGGGCTGGATATCAGGTGTCTACCAAACAGGGGTCAGGTCCCACACACGTAGACCTGTTCGTGGTTTTGCTGCGGCTTTCTTCTATACGGCCCCTTGGTGTGGTTGCGGCCAATGCCTCTATGATCCGGCGTTTTCTTGGACGTGTGGAGAGGGGCCTGACCCCCGGAAAGTAGACACGTCGGGGGTTAGCTATGCTGCTTGGGTCAGTGTAGCTGATGTGAGTGCTTCGAAGTCATTGGGGGCTAGAAGGTTGCACCAGGAGTGCCGTCTGCGGGTGTTGTAGCGCATGCACCATCGAAAGACTTCCTGCCGGCAGATAATGGGATTATCAAAGACTTTCCGATCACGTAGCACTTCACGTTTTAAGGTGGCGTTAAATGATTCTGCCAGGGCATTATCGGCACTAGTTCCCACCGCGCCCATGGATTGGCGTACACCAAGTTGGGCGCAGTGGTCCCTAAACGCCTGTGAGGTGTACACACTTCCATGATCAGAATGGAAAATAGCCCCGTCAAGGCTTCCGCGGACTGTGCTGGCATGGGACAAAGCCTCGATGACCAGTGAGACACGCATGTGGTCTGCGAGTGCATAACCTGCAAGTTTTCGTGAATAGGTGTCAATGACCGTGGCCAGGTACATGTTCTTACCGCCCTTACACGGCAGGTAGGTGATGTCGCCTACATAAACACGGTTCGGCTCGTCAGCGGTGAATGTACGGCCTACTAAATCTGGCATGACACGGTGACCAGGCTTGCGCCGGGTGGTGATGCATCGACGCCGTTTGCTAAAGCCTTTTAGCCCCATGGATTTCATGATGCGCGCAACCTTCTTATGGTTGATCGGGCCGAAGTCCGTATCGTCGTTGAGGCTTGCAGCGATGCGTTTAGCACCATAAAGCCCGTTCTCATCATCAAAGATGGCCTTGATTCTTGCACCAATAAGGGCATCGGAACATATCTTTAACCTGCGATTTTCGTGGGTGTTGACCCATTTATAAAACGAGGAGCGATTGAGCTTTAACACATGGCACATCCGCTTGACCGAGTACTCGGTTCGGTGGTCATAGACAAACTGGAAGCGGATCACCAGCGTGTCTCTTCGGCAAAATATTTCGCGGCCTTGCGCAGAATATCGCGTTCTTCGCGCAGCTTCGCGTTCTCTTTTTCTAGCTGGCGGATTCGCTCGGAATCAGTCGTCTCCTTGGCGTTGTCGCGCATGGCCTTCGTGCGGGCACGTTTGCCGGTGCCGTATTGCTGAAGCCAGGAGAAAAGCGAGGAACGATTGACTCCAAGCTCTGCTGAAGCCGCGTGAAGTGAAAGGTCCTCATTGTTTTCATAGAGGGCCACAGCATCACGTTTGAACTGTTCGGAATACCTAGGCATGGTGGTAGATTACCTTTCTTCCCAACCCAACCGGGCTGGATATCAGGTGTCTACCAAACAGGGGTCAGGTCCGAGGGATGAAAAGACACCACCACCTAGGGTGCGCGATCCGCATCCGCCGCGCGATCCGGAGCTGGCTGGCGCGCACCCGAACGCGCCGCCTGCGCAGCACGTGGCCTAAGACCAACTGAATACTTTTCACACAGTTAGCTCGGAAAACCGATTTGAGGTTCCGGGCTATTAGTCGTTTTAGAGGGGACGAACCATGAAGGAAGTCTTATTGTTTAACGCCTGGATCACGGCGAAAACGACTAAACCCACCGCATAGAAGCGGTGGGTTTATCTATCGGAGGCAGTTTCGCAAACGATTTAAGTTAGTTTCACGAAACCGTCTTCCGGTTTGGTCGGACTAACAGGATTTGAACCTGCGACCCCTACACCCCCAGTGTAGTGCGCTACCAAACTGCGCCATAGTCCGCCGTCACATCTCGAGGATGCGACCTGAATAGATTACATCAGTAGTATTCACTGATTCCAATCGCCTGTGTGAGCTGGGTATTGCTTAAAAATCGCCGGTGCTATATACCCACTGCCCTTGCGTGCGCCGGAACTGGGAGCGCTCACGCTGGGAGCCTGCGGCCGCGCCTTTGTAGAAAGCTTCGAACTCCACGATTCCCGTATCATCGAGCGGGCCGCCATCGACGGTATCGATGATGTCCAGGCGATAAAAGCGGATACCGTTGTCTTCCAGGTGTAGGCGCTCTGGCCGGGTTTCCGGGTCCCAGGTGCGCAGTAAGTAATCCTCATCGCCGGTCACGAAGGCCGAAAAGCGTGAGCGCATGAGGGCCTCTGCGGTCGGGGCGGGCTTGCCGCCGTGGAACTTGCCGCAGCATTCGCCGAAGCAAAGCCCGAGCCCACAAGGGCAGCGGGCTTCGGGGCTCAAGGGGTTGAGCACGATCATGCTTCGACGTCCACGATTTGGGCGGCGCCCAGCAACTGCTCAACAGGAGAGGACTTCGCGGCCTCGAGCAAGGTCGACTTCTGCTGCGCGGAAAGATCGCCCACAAGCTTTATGCGGCGCTCAAACGTCGTGTCCCCCACATGGGTGACGTTGACCTGGACGTCGTCGAGCGGCATGCCTTTGGAGGCTTCCTTAATTGTCTGCGTGGTCGATGCAGCTAGCGCGGACATCAGCAGGCCCTCCGCGGTAAAACCTTGGCCCTTTCCGCCCTGCTTCTTGGGGCGGTCAGCCGTGACGCTGCGCTCATTGTGGCGAACCACCACGCCGAACTTAGTGCCGACTGCCGGCTGCGCTTCAGCTGCGGTTTCATCGATGTGGGTTGGTACATTCTCCGGCACGATGAACTGCTCGAACCAAGCACCAATGAGGTCTGCGGCGCGGGCAGCGGCACCCTGCTTGGTGATGAGGTGGTCTGCCTTGTCCAAGGCCACCAAGGACTTGGGGTAGCGCGTCTTTAAGAAGATGTTCTGGGCATTGTCGATGCCAACGGTTTGGTCGATCGGGGAGTGCAAGATCATCAGCGGCTTGCGCAGCCGGCGCAGGTATTCCTCTGGGTTGGTATCCGCCAAGTCTTCGAGGAAGTGGCGGGAGATGGTCAGCGCGCGACCGCCGAGGATGACCTCGACCTCGCCGTTTGCGTCGACCTCACCAATCTTGTCGGCGTAGTGCAAAACAGAGTGGGCAGGATCAAATGGTGCGCCAATGGTTGCTACTGCCTTGAGCGAGCGAATACCGCTTGCCGCTGCCAGGGAGGCGGCGCCGCCCAAGGAGTGGCCCATCAGAAGCTGCGGAGCGGAGTAGTTTTCAGCCAGCCAGTTTGCTGCAGCCTGAATATCAGCAACATTTTGGCTGAAGTTGGTCTCACCGAAGTTGCCCTCGGACTGGCCGAGGCCCGGGAAATCGAAGCGCAGGGTGGCTACGCCGAAATTGGTGAGCTGCTTAGATACGCGAGCTGCACCGGGAGTGTGGCGCGATCCAGCAAAGCAGTGCGCGAAGATCGCAAAGGCTTGTGGCGCGGAGTCAGGAAAGTCAATGGTACCCGCCATCATGGTTCCAGTGGAGGACGGGAGCTTCACGTTCACAGATTGCATAAAGACTAGGATATAGAGCCGTCTCTACATAGGCCACAGAGGGTTAGCTAGAGTCGGTAGAGTTAAAGATTTACTTAAGAAGCATTCAACAGTAACGGAGACGAACATGGGTGCATTTGGCTGGTTTTGGAAGGCCATGGGTGCGCAGAGCGAGCGGAACGATAAAAAGTCGAAAGCCATCGTGGATAGCTCCGGTGCTGCGACCCAGGAGCTATCCGCGCTTGACGACGCCGCCGTGGCACAAGCCGCCCGCGACTCTGTGCGTGAGGGTGAAATCGCAGATAAAGCGCGATTTTTGGCAGCCCTTGCCGTGGCCAGCGAGCGTACGCTTGGCATGCAACCTTTCCACGTTCAGTCCCAAGCGGTGTTGCGCCTGCTTTCCGGAGACGTCATCCAGATGGCCACTGGTGAGGGCAAGACCCTCGTCGGAGCCATGGCCGCAACCGGCTTCGCATTGACCGGTAAGCGCGTCCACCTTGTGACGGTAAACAATTACTTGGCCGATCGGGATGCTGAATGGATGCGCCCGCTAGTCGAATTTTTTGGCCTCACCGTAGACTCCGTGACGGAGAAGAAGGACGCCGCGCAGCGTCGCAAAGCGTATTCCTGCGACATTATTTATGCCCCAGTCAATGAGCTCGGCTTCGACGTGCTGCGCGATAACCAGATCACTAGTCGCGAGCAGACCGTGCAGGCGCGAGCCGACGTCGCTTTGGTAGACGAGGCTGACTCTGTTTTGGTCGACGAGGCTCTGGTTCCGTTGGTACTGGCAGGAAACCGTCCAGGGGAGGCTCCCACGGGTCACATCACCAATGTGGTTTCGCGACTTCGTGAGGACTTGGACTACGTCATCGCCGAAGATGGCCGTACCGTTGCTTTGACCGATGATGGCGCGGCACGCGTCGAGCGCGAGTTGGGCATTGACTCGCTGTATTCCGAGGACAACATCGGAACGATTCTGGTCAAGGTGAATCTGGCTTTGCACGCCAAGGCCTTGCTGATTCGCGATATCCACTACATCGTTGTAGATGGCAAGTTGCAGCTAATCGACGCCTCCCGCGGCCGCGTTGCTGACTTGCAGCGCTGGCCGGACGGCCTGCAGGCTGCGGTGGAAGCTAAGGAAGGCCTTGAAGTCTCCGAGGGTGGCCGCATCCTCGACACGATCACTCTGCAGGAGCTGATGCGCCGTTACCCGACGGTGTGCGGAATGACCGGCACCGCGGTTGAGGCGACTGACCAGTTGCGTCAGTTCTATGATCTGCGCGTTTCTGTAATCGAGCGCAATAAACAACTGCAGCGTTTCGACGAGGCCGACCGCATTTATGCCACGGTCGAGGAGAAATCGAAGGCTATTGTCGACGAAATCGTGGCCCTTAACGCTACTGGCCAGCCGGTTCTCGTGGGCACGCACGATGTCGCGGAGTCGGAGGATTTAGCCGAGGCACTTCGCGAACGCGGCGTCGAAGTCAGCGTGCTCAATGCCAAGAACGATGCTGAGGAAGCTCGCATCGTCGCCGAAGCCGGCGATATCGCACGCGTGACCGTCTCGACGCAGATGGCCGGCCGCGGTACAGACATCAAGCTGGGCGGCGCTACTGAGGCTGACCGCGAGCAGGTCGCGCAGCTGGGCGGTCTCGCCGTCATCGGTACTTCGCGCCATCGCACCTCCCGCCTGGATAATCAGCTGCGCGGGCGTGCTGGACGCCAAGGAGACCCGGGCCTGTCGCTCTTCTTCGTGTCTTTGGAAGACGACGTCGTCAAGCAAGGCGGGGAGGACGAAGCCCTCTCGGCGCAGCCGGACGAAACTGGCCGTATTGAATCCAAACGCCTGGCAGACTTCGTGGCGCATTGTCAGCGCGTAACCGAAGGCCAGCTGCTGGAAATTCACGCGCAGACTTGGAAGTACAACCAGCTGTTGGCGGATCAACGCGTTATCATCGATGAACGCCGAGCGAAGCTGCTCGACACCGCAAAAGCCTGGGAGGAATTAGCTGAGCGCGCTCCCGAACGTGCCGCGGAGCTTGCCGAACTTCCCGCAGAGGTAAAGGAAAAAGCCGCTCGGGAAATCATGCTCTACCATCTCGACCTAGCGTGGGCCGACCACCTAGAGCTGATGGACGATGTCCGTGAGTCGATTCACCTGCGCGCGATTGCCCGTGAGACACCGATCGACGAATATCACCGTATTGCGGTCCGCGAGTTCAAGGATTTGGCGCAACGTGCCGTGGAGGAGTCGGTGGCTACCTTCAAGTCGGTGGACATTGATGAAAAAGGTGCTCACCTGGAAGATTCGGGGCTTGCCCGCCCGAGTGCCACCTGGACGTATATGGTCTCCGATAATCCCTTGTCTGGCGGAGGAAATTCCGTACTTAAAGGAATCGGTAATATCTTCCGTTAAAGTAATTTATGAAACAAATCTGGTGAGGATGCTCGCGGAAGCGGGCGAATCGCTAATATGGAATAAGTCAACACTAATCCGACACTTCGGAGGTAAAAATGAGCGAGCATACCGGTACGCCGGAACCGCAGGTAGAAACCACTTCTGTATTCCGTGCAGACCTTCTCAAGGAGATGGAAAACGGCGCTGCCGCCGGTAATGACACCTCCGTTGCAGGTGCGGAAAACCTTTCCGAGGGCCAAGCCCTCCTCGTTGTAAAGCGTGGTCCGAATGCAGGTGCCCGCTTCTTGTTGGACCGCCCAACCACCACCGCGGGCCGTCATCCAGAGGCAGACATCTTTTTGGATGATGTCACCGTTTCCCGTCGCCACGCTGAGTTCCGCGTGAACGAGGGCGAGTTTGAGGTCGTCGATGTCGGATCCCTGA
Coding sequences:
- a CDS encoding IS3 family transposase (programmed frameshift); this encodes MPRYSEQFKRDAVALYENNEDLSLHAASAELGVNRSSLFSWLQQYGTGKRARTKAMRDNAKETTDSERIRQLEKENAKLREERDILRKAAKYFAGRDTLVIRFQFVYDHRTEYSVKRMCHVLKLNRSSFYKWVNTHENRRLKICSDALIGARIKAIFDDENGLYGAKRIAASLNDDTDFGPINHKKVARIMKSMGLKGFSKRRRCITTRRKPGHRVMPDLVGRTFTADEPNRVYVGDITYLPCKGGKNMYLATVIDTYSRKLAGYALADHMRVSLVIEALSHASTVRGSLDGAIFHSDHGSVYTSQAFRDHCAQLGVRQSMGAVGTSADNALAESFNATLKREVLRDRKVFDNPIICRQEVFRWCMRYNTRRRHSWCNLLAPNDFEALTSATLTQAA
- a CDS encoding YchJ family protein; translation: MIVLNPLSPEARCPCGLGLCFGECCGKFHGGKPAPTAEALMRSRFSAFVTGDEDYLLRTWDPETRPERLHLEDNGIRFYRLDIIDTVDGGPLDDTGIVEFEAFYKGAAAGSQRERSQFRRTQGQWVYSTGDF
- a CDS encoding bifunctional alpha/beta hydrolase/OsmC family protein: MQSVNVKLPSSTGTMMAGTIDFPDSAPQAFAIFAHCFAGSRHTPGAARVSKQLTNFGVATLRFDFPGLGQSEGNFGETNFSQNVADIQAAANWLAENYSAPQLLMGHSLGGAASLAAASGIRSLKAVATIGAPFDPAHSVLHYADKIGEVDANGEVEVILGGRALTISRHFLEDLADTNPEEYLRRLRKPLMILHSPIDQTVGIDNAQNIFLKTRYPKSLVALDKADHLITKQGAAARAADLIGAWFEQFIVPENVPTHIDETAAEAQPAVGTKFGVVVRHNERSVTADRPKKQGGKGQGFTAEGLLMSALAASTTQTIKEASKGMPLDDVQVNVTHVGDTTFERRIKLVGDLSAQQKSTLLEAAKSSPVEQLLGAAQIVDVEA
- the secA2 gene encoding accessory Sec system translocase SecA2 — its product is MGAFGWFWKAMGAQSERNDKKSKAIVDSSGAATQELSALDDAAVAQAARDSVREGEIADKARFLAALAVASERTLGMQPFHVQSQAVLRLLSGDVIQMATGEGKTLVGAMAATGFALTGKRVHLVTVNNYLADRDAEWMRPLVEFFGLTVDSVTEKKDAAQRRKAYSCDIIYAPVNELGFDVLRDNQITSREQTVQARADVALVDEADSVLVDEALVPLVLAGNRPGEAPTGHITNVVSRLREDLDYVIAEDGRTVALTDDGAARVERELGIDSLYSEDNIGTILVKVNLALHAKALLIRDIHYIVVDGKLQLIDASRGRVADLQRWPDGLQAAVEAKEGLEVSEGGRILDTITLQELMRRYPTVCGMTGTAVEATDQLRQFYDLRVSVIERNKQLQRFDEADRIYATVEEKSKAIVDEIVALNATGQPVLVGTHDVAESEDLAEALRERGVEVSVLNAKNDAEEARIVAEAGDIARVTVSTQMAGRGTDIKLGGATEADREQVAQLGGLAVIGTSRHRTSRLDNQLRGRAGRQGDPGLSLFFVSLEDDVVKQGGEDEALSAQPDETGRIESKRLADFVAHCQRVTEGQLLEIHAQTWKYNQLLADQRVIIDERRAKLLDTAKAWEELAERAPERAAELAELPAEVKEKAAREIMLYHLDLAWADHLELMDDVRESIHLRAIARETPIDEYHRIAVREFKDLAQRAVEESVATFKSVDIDEKGAHLEDSGLARPSATWTYMVSDNPLSGGGNSVLKGIGNIFR
- the odhI gene encoding oxoglutarate dehydrogenase inhibitor Odhl is translated as MSEHTGTPEPQVETTSVFRADLLKEMENGAAAGNDTSVAGAENLSEGQALLVVKRGPNAGARFLLDRPTTTAGRHPEADIFLDDVTVSRRHAEFRVNEGEFEVVDVGSLNGTYVNREPRNSQVLHVGDEIQIGKFRLVFIANQ